From a single Helicovermis profundi genomic region:
- a CDS encoding 3-oxoacid CoA-transferase subunit B — translation MNTIKEIIAKRIAKEFKPGNLVNLGIGLPTMVADYVPKDEDVIFQSENGLVGLGPKPEEGKEDQDLTNAGAMPVTILPGGAFFDSATSFGIIRGGHVDFTVLGALQVDGLGNLANWTIPGKLVPGMGGAMDLVTGAKEVIIATTHTDKHGNPKILKECTLPLTAKGQVNMIVTELAVMEVTKEGILVTEMSPSITREELISKTGAELTFASDLKEYL, via the coding sequence ATGAATACAATAAAAGAAATTATTGCAAAAAGAATTGCAAAAGAATTTAAACCTGGAAATCTAGTGAATTTAGGTATAGGGCTTCCAACGATGGTTGCAGATTATGTTCCTAAAGACGAAGATGTTATTTTTCAATCAGAAAACGGTTTAGTTGGACTTGGACCAAAACCTGAAGAAGGAAAAGAAGATCAAGATTTAACTAATGCAGGAGCAATGCCAGTAACTATTTTACCTGGCGGAGCATTTTTTGATAGTGCAACGTCATTTGGTATTATTAGAGGTGGACATGTTGATTTTACAGTACTAGGAGCACTTCAAGTTGATGGACTTGGAAATCTAGCTAACTGGACTATTCCTGGTAAATTAGTACCTGGAATGGGAGGTGCTATGGATCTTGTTACTGGAGCTAAAGAAGTAATTATTGCAACTACTCATACAGATAAACATGGTAATCCTAAGATACTTAAAGAGTGTACTCTTCCACTTACTGCAAAAGGTCAAGTAAATATGATAGTTACTGAACTTGCAGTTATGGAAGTTACAAAAGAAGGAATTTTAGTTACAGAAATGTCTCCAAGTATTACAAGAGAAGAACTTATAAGTAAAACAGGCGCAGAGTTAACATTTGCAAGTGATTTAAAAGAATATTTATAA
- a CDS encoding Txe/YoeB family addiction module toxin: MSKLVFSERAWKEYIYWQGQDRKTLKRINQILKDIERNGNGGIGKAEPLKYCKGWSKRIDECNRLVYDLKDGIIEIIQCKGHYDD; this comes from the coding sequence ATGAGTAAACTTGTATTTTCTGAAAGAGCGTGGAAAGAATATATATACTGGCAAGGTCAAGATAGAAAAACATTAAAACGAATTAATCAAATATTAAAAGATATTGAAAGAAATGGTAATGGTGGAATAGGAAAAGCAGAGCCACTTAAATATTGTAAAGGTTGGAGTAAAAGAATTGACGAATGTAATCGACTTGTATATGATTTAAAAGATGGAATTATAGAGATAATTCAATGTAAAGGACATTATGATGACTAA
- a CDS encoding ComF family protein, producing MINLKIFSKILDLIFPDKVTCVNCGCEIYSSDKYSLCEECLKTLTIIKGKTCRICGRGISEISSYEKCMECRKNDFYFDGGFSLCVFSGTIKKLLMDFKYNEKNYLYSVFSDLIIDNLNLNDLDIDLITFVPVHFTRKFFRGYNQSELIANDISKKIGINSKKILIRTKITKRLKVLSKEERKNEIEGAFIINNKKNFTRKNILIIDDIYTTGTTLNECSKVLKYNGAEKIYICTLAIRCKD from the coding sequence ATGATTAATTTAAAAATTTTCTCTAAAATTCTAGATCTAATTTTTCCAGATAAGGTTACATGCGTAAATTGCGGGTGTGAAATTTACTCAAGTGATAAATATTCACTTTGCGAGGAATGCTTAAAAACTTTAACTATTATTAAAGGGAAAACATGTAGAATTTGCGGTAGAGGTATTAGCGAAATTTCATCCTATGAAAAATGCATGGAGTGCAGAAAGAATGATTTTTATTTTGACGGGGGCTTTTCTCTTTGTGTATTTTCAGGAACAATAAAAAAATTATTAATGGATTTTAAGTATAATGAAAAAAATTACTTGTATAGTGTTTTTTCAGATTTAATTATTGATAATTTAAATTTAAATGATTTGGATATTGATCTTATAACATTTGTTCCAGTTCATTTTACAAGGAAATTTTTTAGAGGATATAATCAGTCAGAACTTATAGCAAATGACATTTCTAAAAAAATAGGTATAAATTCTAAAAAGATTTTAATTAGAACAAAGATAACTAAAAGATTAAAAGTACTTTCTAAAGAAGAAAGAAAAAATGAAATTGAAGGGGCTTTTATTATTAATAACAAAAAAAATTTTACTAGGAAAAATATTTTGATTATTGATGATATCTATACGACGGGTACTACTTTAAATGAATGTTCAAAGGTTCTTAAATATAATGGAGCAGAAAAAATTTATATTTGTACGCTTGCAATTAGGTGTAAAGATTAA
- the atoD gene encoding acetate CoA-transferase subunit alpha, which yields MKQISFDEAISHIKDGMTIMVGGFLGCGTPEKLIDKLVESKVKNLVLIANDTAFEKKGVGKLIVSGQVKKAIVSHIGTNRETGRQLNAGEIEVELVPQGTLAEQVRSGGTGLGGFLTPTGLGTVVEEGKEKITVNGKEYLLELPLKADIALIFGSKVDKKGNVFYNATTRNFNPLMAMAAETVVVEAEEVVEIGEIDPNDVVTPSIFVNYIVGGNK from the coding sequence ATGAAACAAATTTCATTCGATGAAGCTATAAGTCATATTAAAGATGGTATGACAATTATGGTAGGTGGATTTTTAGGGTGTGGTACACCGGAAAAATTAATTGACAAGTTAGTTGAAAGCAAAGTTAAAAATCTTGTATTAATAGCTAATGACACTGCTTTTGAAAAAAAAGGAGTAGGTAAATTAATTGTTTCAGGTCAGGTAAAAAAAGCAATTGTTTCTCACATTGGTACAAACAGAGAAACTGGAAGACAGCTTAATGCTGGAGAAATCGAAGTTGAATTGGTACCACAAGGAACTTTAGCTGAACAAGTACGTTCAGGTGGAACGGGACTTGGCGGTTTTTTAACTCCAACAGGACTTGGAACAGTCGTTGAAGAAGGAAAAGAAAAAATTACTGTTAATGGAAAAGAATACTTGCTTGAACTTCCTTTAAAAGCTGATATAGCATTAATTTTCGGAAGTAAAGTAGATAAAAAAGGAAATGTTTTTTATAATGCAACTACTAGAAACTTTAATCCTCTTATGGCAATGGCAGCTGAAACTGTGGTAGTTGAAGCTGAAGAAGTAGTGGAAATTGGTGAAATTGATCCTAATGATGTTGTTACACCATCAATTTTTGTGAATTACATTGTAGGAGGTAATAAATAA
- a CDS encoding ATP-dependent RecD-like DNA helicase, protein MPIEIKGIIEEIIYKNEENGFVVAIIDKDALGSEYIYIKGIIPIINEGEMMKIVGREVVHPSYGEQIDVISSEIISPKTSDEVLRYLSSGVVKGIGPSFAKKIVDKFGQDTFDIMKYNPERLKEIPGIGEKKINDITSSFSMQAAFRDIMIYLQKIGLSNTMATKIFKAFGENTIEFISENPYMLADEIAGIGFRQADMIAKKMGISEESIYRMHTGIKYALNTFIRNGHTFAFEEDLIEKSFSILYVDRELIKVEIKELVIKGELYFDKYNDKTVIYFPIYYHSEVKVCQKLFSLSSSDFKEVKIDVKNEIKNIESQNDISFDDKQIDAITKAVKGGVTVITGGPGTGKTTIINTIIKVFESVMFSVKLAAPTGRAAKKMTEATSREAKTIHRLLEYTYSNEKSDVIGFNKNEENPLTADVIIIDEMSMVDILLMNSLLNAVPEGTRLILVGDSDQLPSVGAGSVLKDIIEASIEFMDIIKLDRIFRQASESMIVTNAHRINKGNKPLLNEKDKDFFFINEREHKNIVGIIKNLCSSRLPNYYKLDKVLDIQVLTPMKKSMIGTKNINNELQKVLNPSSKLKKEKKFGDKLFREGDKIMQIKNNYTIKWKTILGSDGEGVFNGDIGFIEKIDEINKTVNILYDNEKIVKYEFTSLDEIMHAYAITVHKSQGSEFPVVVMPISYGAEVLMTRNVLYTAITRARKLVVLVGEEKYLNNMINNNSNINRNTGLKDKFTHITSMYKEILENQVD, encoded by the coding sequence ATGCCAATAGAAATTAAGGGTATTATTGAAGAAATTATATATAAAAACGAAGAGAATGGATTTGTCGTTGCGATTATTGATAAAGATGCTCTTGGTAGCGAATATATTTATATAAAAGGCATTATTCCAATAATAAATGAAGGCGAAATGATGAAAATTGTTGGAAGAGAAGTTGTTCATCCTTCTTATGGTGAACAAATTGATGTTATTTCTAGTGAGATAATATCACCAAAAACAAGTGATGAGGTTTTAAGATATTTATCATCTGGCGTAGTTAAAGGAATAGGACCGTCTTTTGCTAAAAAAATTGTAGATAAATTTGGCCAAGATACATTTGATATTATGAAATATAATCCTGAAAGGTTAAAAGAAATACCAGGTATTGGCGAAAAAAAAATCAATGATATAACGTCTTCGTTTTCTATGCAAGCTGCATTTAGAGATATTATGATTTACCTTCAAAAAATTGGCCTTTCAAATACAATGGCGACCAAAATATTTAAAGCATTTGGTGAAAATACAATCGAATTTATTAGTGAAAATCCATATATGTTAGCTGATGAAATAGCAGGAATTGGTTTTAGGCAGGCTGATATGATTGCTAAAAAAATGGGGATTTCTGAAGAATCTATTTACAGAATGCACACAGGAATTAAATATGCTTTAAACACTTTTATTAGAAATGGTCATACATTTGCTTTTGAAGAGGATTTAATTGAAAAATCATTTAGTATCTTGTATGTAGATAGAGAGCTTATTAAAGTTGAAATAAAAGAATTAGTTATAAAAGGTGAACTATATTTTGACAAATATAATGATAAAACTGTAATATATTTTCCAATTTACTATCACTCTGAAGTGAAAGTTTGTCAAAAACTTTTTAGTCTTTCATCAAGTGACTTTAAAGAAGTAAAAATAGATGTAAAAAATGAGATAAAAAATATAGAAAGTCAAAATGATATAAGTTTTGATGACAAACAAATAGATGCAATAACAAAAGCTGTTAAAGGCGGAGTTACAGTTATAACGGGTGGACCAGGAACTGGAAAGACAACAATTATAAATACAATTATTAAAGTATTTGAGTCAGTTATGTTTAGTGTAAAACTTGCAGCACCAACTGGAAGAGCTGCAAAAAAAATGACCGAAGCAACTTCAAGAGAAGCTAAAACTATTCATAGACTACTTGAATACACCTATTCAAACGAAAAAAGTGATGTTATTGGATTTAATAAAAATGAAGAAAATCCATTAACAGCAGATGTCATTATTATTGATGAGATGTCTATGGTTGATATACTTCTTATGAATAGCCTACTTAATGCAGTACCTGAGGGAACTAGGCTTATACTAGTTGGAGATTCTGATCAACTACCAAGTGTTGGAGCGGGGAGCGTTCTTAAAGATATAATTGAAGCAAGCATTGAGTTTATGGATATTATAAAGTTAGATAGAATATTTAGGCAAGCAAGTGAAAGTATGATAGTTACAAATGCACATAGAATTAATAAAGGAAATAAACCTTTATTAAATGAGAAAGATAAAGATTTCTTTTTTATAAATGAAAGAGAACATAAAAATATAGTTGGGATAATTAAAAATCTTTGCTCAAGTAGACTTCCGAATTACTATAAATTAGATAAGGTTCTAGATATACAAGTATTAACTCCAATGAAAAAATCCATGATAGGAACAAAAAATATTAACAATGAACTTCAAAAAGTTTTAAATCCAAGTAGTAAATTAAAAAAGGAAAAGAAGTTTGGAGATAAATTATTTCGTGAAGGCGATAAAATAATGCAGATTAAAAACAACTACACTATTAAATGGAAAACTATTTTAGGTAGTGACGGAGAAGGCGTTTTTAATGGAGATATTGGATTTATTGAAAAAATTGATGAAATTAATAAAACAGTAAACATACTTTATGATAATGAAAAAATAGTTAAATATGAATTTACATCACTAGATGAAATTATGCATGCCTATGCTATAACAGTACATAAAAGTCAAGGAAGCGAGTTTCCAGTAGTTGTAATGCCAATAAGTTATGGTGCTGAAGTTTTAATGACTAGAAATGTACTTTATACTGCAATAACAAGAGCCAGAAAATTAGTAGTACTTGTTGGTGAGGAAAAATACCTTAATAATATGATTAATAATAATTCAAACATAAATAGAAACACTGGACTTAAAGATAAATTTACCCATATCACAAGTATGTATAAGGAAATATTAGAAAATCAAGTTGACTAA
- a CDS encoding type II toxin-antitoxin system RelB/DinJ family antitoxin: MSQTSISIRIDENLKKAMEQTCKELGMNMTTAFTIFAKKMSREHRIPFEVSVDPFYSASNLKSIDESIKQINQGKVVVKTMEELEDMANE, translated from the coding sequence ATGTCTCAAACATCAATAAGTATTCGCATAGATGAAAATTTAAAAAAAGCAATGGAACAAACTTGTAAAGAATTAGGCATGAATATGACGACTGCATTTACTATATTTGCAAAGAAAATGAGTAGAGAACATAGAATACCATTTGAGGTATCTGTTGATCCATTTTATAGTGCTAGTAATTTGAAATCAATTGATGAATCTATTAAGCAAATAAATCAAGGCAAAGTTGTCGTAAAGACAATGGAAGAACTTGAGGATATGGCAAATGAGTAA